In Pseudomonas sp. ADAK18, a single window of DNA contains:
- a CDS encoding DUF2242 domain-containing protein, with translation MLTSFHLRSLGLALVLAGAAGCSSPKTAIYEHENFDDSGTFSRDYPVSDTAACEAARRALLSQGYIITSSDPKLVVGNKSFQQTGETHLQISFNVVCADDGSGDHHSTMFANALQDRYALKKVNNSASLGVGVLGSVSMPIGSTDDSMVKVASETVSSPKFYERYFSLVDVFLPQEVKKAEHIPEKPKADLGVPEPKVAPATDKIEAPKEVPAAPLAPVTPAVSQPVVPPAQVAPIAPQETPAPAAPVETTPTLPAPTEVIAPLPTPAQ, from the coding sequence ATGTTGACATCATTTCACTTGCGTAGCCTCGGGCTGGCGCTGGTGCTGGCGGGCGCCGCGGGCTGTTCGTCACCCAAGACCGCTATTTATGAACATGAGAATTTCGACGATTCCGGTACGTTTTCCCGTGATTACCCAGTCAGTGACACGGCGGCCTGCGAAGCGGCCCGGCGTGCGCTGCTGAGCCAGGGTTACATCATCACCAGCAGCGATCCGAAGCTGGTGGTCGGCAACAAGAGTTTCCAGCAGACCGGTGAAACTCACTTGCAGATCAGTTTCAACGTCGTGTGTGCTGATGATGGCAGTGGCGATCACCATTCGACCATGTTTGCCAACGCATTGCAGGATCGCTACGCGTTGAAGAAGGTCAATAACTCGGCGAGCCTGGGGGTGGGTGTTTTGGGTTCGGTGTCGATGCCGATCGGGTCCACCGACGACTCGATGGTCAAGGTGGCCAGCGAGACGGTCTCCTCGCCCAAGTTTTATGAGCGTTACTTCTCCCTGGTGGACGTTTTCCTGCCTCAGGAAGTGAAAAAGGCTGAGCACATCCCCGAGAAACCCAAGGCTGATCTGGGTGTACCTGAGCCCAAGGTGGCGCCGGCCACCGATAAGATTGAAGCGCCGAAGGAAGTACCGGCCGCCCCCTTGGCTCCTGTAACACCGGCTGTGTCACAACCGGTCGTGCCACCGGCGCAAGTTGCACCGATTGCCCCGCAGGAAACACCTGCGCCAGCCGCCCCGGTTGAAACCACGCCTACGTTGCCCGCGCCGACAGAGGTGATTGCGCCACTGCCGACACCCGCGCAGTAA
- a CDS encoding LysR substrate-binding domain-containing protein, whose translation MDSLGSISVFVLVAETRSFTDAGRVLGVSSSAVGKSIARIEERLGVRLFHRSTRSITLTGEGALFLERCRRILAEVEAAEQELTQAAATPRGKLRISLPQVRGLLMPVLADFMRAYPDIELDVDFSDRMVDVIEEGFDAVVRTGKPEDSRLMARLLGHYRLVLVGSPDYFAQHGVPLRPQDLSDHACLRHKFCATGKLEAWPLRPEPGLPEPTLRAPLVSTTIESLMHVAHEGLGIACLPDFMVRESVEQGRLQRVLDAYLEHSSSFWMLWPSSRHASAKLRVFIDHLCDRLFPADTVP comes from the coding sequence ATGGACAGTCTGGGCAGTATTTCGGTGTTTGTGCTGGTGGCGGAAACCCGCAGCTTTACCGACGCCGGTCGGGTGCTGGGTGTGTCTTCTTCGGCGGTCGGCAAGAGTATCGCGCGCATCGAAGAGCGCCTGGGGGTCAGGTTGTTCCACCGCAGCACCCGCAGCATCACCTTGACGGGTGAGGGTGCGCTGTTTCTGGAACGCTGCCGACGCATTCTTGCCGAGGTCGAAGCGGCAGAACAGGAGTTGACCCAGGCGGCGGCCACCCCAAGGGGTAAGCTGCGCATCAGCCTGCCTCAGGTCAGGGGCTTGTTGATGCCGGTATTGGCTGACTTTATGCGCGCCTACCCGGATATCGAACTGGATGTGGACTTTTCCGACCGCATGGTGGATGTGATCGAGGAGGGTTTTGACGCTGTGGTGCGTACTGGCAAGCCCGAGGATTCGCGCTTGATGGCGCGCCTCCTTGGGCATTACCGCTTGGTGCTGGTGGGCTCGCCCGACTATTTTGCCCAACATGGCGTACCCCTTCGGCCTCAGGACTTGAGCGACCACGCCTGCTTGCGCCACAAGTTCTGCGCCACCGGCAAGCTCGAAGCCTGGCCATTGCGACCGGAACCCGGTCTACCAGAGCCGACCCTGCGTGCACCTCTCGTGTCCACAACCATTGAGTCGCTCATGCACGTTGCCCATGAAGGTCTGGGCATTGCCTGCCTGCCGGACTTCATGGTCCGCGAATCGGTGGAGCAGGGCAGGCTGCAAAGGGTACTGGATGCCTACTTGGAACACAGCAGCAGCTTCTGGATGCTCTGGCCATCCAGTCGCCATGCCTCAGCCAAGTTACGGGTGTTTATCGACCATCTGTGCGACCGGCTTTTTCCTGCGGACACCGTCCCATAA
- the lon gene encoding endopeptidase La — protein MKTTIELPLLPLRDVVVYPHMVIPLFVGREKSIEALEAAMTGDKQILLLAQKNPADDDPGEDALYRVGTIATVLQLLKLPDGTVKVLVEGEQRGAVERFMEVDGHLRAEVVLIDEVDAPERESEVFVRSLLSQFEQYVQLGKKVPAEVLSSLNSIDEPSRLVDTMAAHMALKIEQKQDILEIIDLSARVEHVLALLDAEIDLLQVEKRIRGRVKKQMERSQREYYLNEQMKAIQKELGDSEEGHNEIEELKKRIDAAGLPKDALTKATAELNKLKQMSPMSAEATVVRSYIDWLVQVPWKAQTKVRLDLARAEDILDADHYGLEEVKERILEYLAVQKRVKKIRGPVLCLVGPPGVGKTSLAESIAHATNRKFVRMALGGVRDEAEIRGHRRTYIGSMPGRLIQKMTKVGVRNPLFLLDEIDKMGSDMRGDPASALLEVLDPEQNHNFNDHYLEVDYDLSDVMFLCTSNSMNIPPALLDRMEVIRLPGYTEDEKINIAVKYLAPKQISANGLKKGEIEFEVEAIRDIIRYYTREAGVRGLERQLAKICRKAVKEHALEKRFSVKATADSLEHYLGVRKFRYGLAEQQDQIGQVTGLAWTQVGGELLTIEAAVVPGKGQLIKTGSLGDVMVESITAALTVVRSRAKSLGIPVDFHEKRDTHIHMPEGATPKDGPSAGVGMCTALVSALTGIPVRADVAMTGEITLRGQVLAIGGLKEKLLAAHRGGIKTVIIPEENVRDLKEIPDNIKQDLQIKPVKWIDEVLQIALQYAPEPLPDVAPEIVAKDEKRETDSKERISTH, from the coding sequence ATGAAGACAACCATTGAATTGCCTCTCCTGCCGTTGCGCGATGTCGTTGTGTATCCGCACATGGTTATCCCGCTGTTCGTGGGGCGCGAGAAGTCTATCGAAGCCCTCGAGGCTGCGATGACGGGCGACAAGCAGATCCTGCTGTTGGCCCAGAAGAATCCTGCCGACGATGATCCGGGCGAAGATGCCCTGTACCGCGTTGGTACTATTGCTACCGTTCTGCAACTGCTCAAGCTGCCTGATGGCACCGTCAAGGTGTTGGTTGAAGGTGAGCAGCGTGGGGCGGTCGAACGCTTCATGGAGGTGGACGGCCACCTGCGCGCCGAAGTGGTGCTGATCGACGAAGTCGACGCTCCTGAACGCGAGTCCGAAGTATTTGTTCGCAGCCTGCTTTCCCAGTTCGAGCAATATGTGCAACTGGGCAAGAAAGTCCCCGCTGAAGTCCTTTCTTCCCTCAACAGCATTGATGAGCCAAGCCGCCTGGTCGACACCATGGCCGCGCACATGGCGCTGAAAATCGAGCAGAAGCAGGACATCCTCGAAATTATCGATTTGTCGGCCCGGGTCGAGCACGTCCTGGCATTGCTGGATGCCGAAATCGACCTGCTGCAGGTTGAGAAGCGCATTCGCGGCCGCGTCAAAAAGCAAATGGAGCGCAGCCAGCGCGAGTACTACTTGAATGAGCAAATGAAGGCCATTCAGAAAGAGCTGGGTGACAGCGAAGAAGGCCACAACGAAATCGAAGAGCTGAAGAAGCGCATCGATGCCGCTGGCCTGCCGAAAGACGCCCTGACCAAAGCGACTGCCGAGCTGAACAAGCTCAAGCAGATGTCGCCAATGTCGGCTGAAGCGACCGTGGTGCGTTCCTACATCGACTGGTTGGTTCAGGTGCCGTGGAAAGCTCAGACCAAGGTGCGCCTGGACCTGGCTCGCGCTGAAGACATTCTCGATGCCGATCACTATGGCCTCGAAGAAGTCAAAGAACGCATCCTCGAATACCTCGCTGTGCAAAAGCGCGTGAAGAAGATTCGCGGTCCGGTGTTGTGCCTGGTCGGGCCTCCTGGTGTGGGTAAAACCTCGCTGGCTGAGTCGATTGCCCACGCAACAAACCGTAAATTCGTACGCATGGCCCTTGGCGGCGTCCGCGATGAGGCGGAAATTCGTGGCCATCGCCGGACTTACATCGGTTCGATGCCGGGAAGATTGATTCAAAAGATGACAAAGGTGGGCGTACGCAACCCGCTGTTCCTGCTCGATGAAATCGACAAGATGGGCAGTGACATGCGTGGCGATCCGGCGTCGGCTTTGCTGGAAGTGCTCGACCCCGAGCAGAACCACAATTTCAACGACCATTACCTGGAAGTCGACTACGACCTGTCCGACGTAATGTTCCTTTGCACCTCCAATTCCATGAACATTCCGCCAGCGTTGCTGGACCGGATGGAAGTGATTCGTCTGCCGGGCTACACCGAAGACGAGAAGATCAACATCGCGGTCAAATACCTCGCGCCCAAGCAGATTTCGGCCAATGGCCTGAAGAAGGGCGAGATCGAATTCGAGGTCGAGGCGATCCGCGACATCATTCGTTACTACACCCGCGAGGCCGGAGTACGGGGCCTTGAGCGTCAGTTGGCGAAGATCTGCCGCAAGGCGGTCAAGGAACACGCGCTGGAAAAACGTTTCTCGGTGAAGGCGACTGCCGACTCCCTGGAGCACTACCTGGGCGTGCGTAAATTCCGTTATGGCCTGGCTGAGCAGCAGGACCAGATCGGTCAGGTAACCGGCCTGGCGTGGACTCAGGTGGGCGGCGAATTGCTGACCATCGAAGCGGCTGTCGTGCCGGGCAAAGGCCAACTGATCAAGACCGGTTCCCTCGGCGATGTGATGGTCGAGTCGATCACCGCCGCGCTGACCGTAGTGCGCAGCCGCGCCAAGAGCCTGGGAATCCCCGTGGACTTCCACGAGAAGCGCGATACCCACATCCATATGCCGGAAGGGGCGACTCCCAAAGATGGCCCTAGCGCAGGCGTAGGCATGTGCACGGCACTGGTATCAGCCTTGACCGGCATTCCGGTGCGTGCCGATGTCGCCATGACCGGGGAAATTACCCTGCGTGGTCAGGTGCTGGCCATTGGTGGCCTCAAAGAGAAATTGCTCGCTGCGCACCGTGGTGGTATCAAGACGGTGATCATTCCTGAAGAGAATGTTCGCGACTTGAAGGAAATTCCTGACAACATCAAGCAAGATCTGCAGATTAAACCCGTTAAATGGATTGACGAGGTCCTGCAAATTGCGCTGCAATACGCGCCGGAGCCCTTGCCGGATGTGGCTCCGGAGATAGTTGCAAAGGATGAAAAACGCGAGACTGACTCTAAGGAAAGAATTAGCACGCATTAA
- a CDS encoding HU family DNA-binding protein, with protein MNKSELIDAIAASADIPKAAAGRALDAVIESVTGALKAGDSVVLVGFGTFSVTDRPARTGRNPQTGKALQIAAAKKPGFKAGKALKEAVN; from the coding sequence GTGAACAAGTCGGAACTGATTGATGCTATCGCTGCATCTGCTGATATCCCGAAAGCCGCTGCTGGCCGTGCGCTGGACGCAGTAATCGAATCCGTCACTGGCGCTCTCAAGGCCGGCGACTCCGTGGTACTGGTTGGTTTCGGTACTTTCTCTGTGACCGATCGTCCAGCTCGCACTGGCCGTAACCCACAGACCGGCAAGGCGCTGCAAATCGCCGCTGCCAAAAAGCCAGGCTTCAAAGCCGGTAAAGCCCTGAAAGAAGCGGTTAACTAA
- a CDS encoding MFS transporter: protein MNDSCALADSPPHVPASRDRLPLSGLLALATAGFITILTEAMPAGLLPQMGADLGVCEALVGQLVTLYAIGSLLAAIPLTIATRGWRRRPLLLIAIGGFALVNSITAFSSDYLLTLVARLFAGVFAGLLWALLAGYASRMVAPHLQGRAIAVAMLGAPLALSLGVPAGTFLGTAVGWRLSFAIMTGLTIVLLAWVRWQVPDFAGQSVEKRLGLRQVLTLPGIRPVLFVTFTYVLAHNILYTYIAPFLVPAGIAADIDRVLLVFGLAALLSIWIVGVLIDQRLRQLVIISCALFALSSLALAFWLSSAPVIYMTVALWGLAFGGLPALLQTALAKSAGDSADAAQSMLVTVWNLGIAGGGLAGGILLQGMGVISFPWVVAALLLLALLATLRTKHIH, encoded by the coding sequence ATGAACGACAGCTGCGCACTTGCCGATTCCCCCCCACACGTTCCCGCCAGCCGTGACCGGCTGCCCCTCAGCGGTTTACTGGCACTGGCCACGGCCGGATTCATCACCATCCTCACCGAGGCCATGCCCGCCGGCCTGCTACCGCAGATGGGTGCCGATCTCGGGGTTTGCGAGGCACTGGTCGGTCAGCTCGTAACGCTATACGCCATCGGCTCATTGCTGGCGGCCATCCCCTTGACCATCGCCACCCGTGGCTGGCGCCGGCGACCGTTGCTGCTGATTGCCATCGGTGGCTTTGCTCTGGTCAACAGCATCACGGCGTTTTCCAGCGACTACCTGCTGACACTGGTGGCCCGTCTGTTTGCGGGCGTCTTCGCCGGCCTGCTCTGGGCGCTACTGGCCGGTTACGCCAGCCGTATGGTGGCACCGCATCTGCAAGGGCGAGCGATTGCCGTGGCCATGCTGGGTGCCCCGTTGGCGCTGTCCCTTGGGGTACCCGCCGGGACCTTCCTGGGGACAGCAGTGGGATGGCGCTTGAGTTTCGCAATCATGACCGGGCTAACGATTGTGCTGCTGGCCTGGGTACGCTGGCAGGTACCGGATTTTGCCGGGCAAAGCGTGGAGAAACGTCTCGGGCTACGCCAAGTACTAACGCTACCAGGGATTCGTCCGGTGTTGTTTGTGACCTTTACCTACGTGCTGGCCCATAACATCCTCTACACCTACATTGCACCTTTTCTGGTGCCCGCCGGAATCGCAGCCGATATCGACCGGGTGCTGCTGGTGTTTGGCCTGGCCGCACTCTTGAGCATCTGGATTGTTGGAGTGTTGATTGATCAACGGCTACGCCAGTTAGTGATCATCAGCTGTGCACTGTTTGCCCTGTCGTCCTTGGCGTTAGCGTTCTGGCTCAGTTCTGCACCCGTGATCTACATGACAGTCGCGTTGTGGGGCCTGGCCTTTGGTGGCCTTCCGGCGCTGCTGCAAACGGCACTGGCCAAGTCCGCCGGGGATTCGGCCGATGCGGCGCAGTCGATGCTGGTCACCGTGTGGAACCTGGGGATTGCCGGGGGCGGTTTGGCAGGCGGCATATTGTTGCAGGGGATGGGAGTGATTTCATTTCCGTGGGTGGTCGCCGCGTTGCTGCTGCTAGCGCTGCTCGCCACACTACGGACGAAACACATTCACTGA
- a CDS encoding AraC family transcriptional regulator, with the protein MKPAPMRLGDLSVGFVHTLADAILSHGLDPQPLLLQYGLDPARLGEAGARLSIPRYMRLGHAAIQLTGDPSLGLRMGQLSRLSQAGLAGVTAAQAPTVREAARTLTRFEALYGSNYRGQSSFHEDVDGAWLRFYSISPYNAYNRFVVDSIIAGWLHQLSSLSLQPVQAERIEIEFTAPDYSERYSVLGDCPIQFGAEANQLRLSQKTLAMRNPEHCPSTWQLLLQLCERELEQLTRTRSLRERITRLLGPMLNGGREPDLEEVAARLKLPTWTLRRKLAEEGTQFRAILNDTRRDLAMTYIRDTELAFGEIAYLLGFASAEAFQRAFKRWNSQTPGEFRRSQRHSA; encoded by the coding sequence ATGAAGCCCGCGCCGATGCGTCTCGGTGATCTGTCGGTGGGCTTCGTCCACACCTTGGCCGACGCCATCCTCAGCCATGGCCTGGACCCGCAGCCACTGCTGCTGCAATACGGCCTGGACCCCGCTCGACTCGGCGAGGCCGGCGCTCGCTTGTCGATCCCGCGCTATATGCGCCTGGGCCACGCCGCCATCCAACTGACCGGCGACCCGAGCCTGGGCCTGCGCATGGGCCAGCTCAGCCGTTTGAGCCAAGCGGGTCTGGCCGGTGTGACGGCGGCTCAGGCGCCTACGGTGCGCGAAGCTGCGCGTACGCTGACGCGCTTCGAAGCGTTGTACGGCTCAAACTATCGCGGCCAATCCAGCTTTCATGAAGACGTCGACGGCGCCTGGCTGCGTTTCTACTCCATCAGCCCCTATAACGCCTACAACCGCTTCGTGGTGGATTCAATCATCGCCGGCTGGCTGCACCAGCTGTCGAGCCTGAGCCTGCAACCGGTCCAGGCTGAACGCATCGAGATTGAGTTCACCGCACCGGACTACAGCGAACGCTACAGCGTGCTGGGGGATTGCCCAATCCAATTTGGCGCCGAGGCCAATCAGTTGCGCCTCAGCCAGAAAACCCTGGCCATGCGCAATCCCGAGCATTGCCCCAGTACCTGGCAGTTGCTGTTGCAATTGTGTGAAAGGGAGTTGGAACAGTTGACCCGCACCCGCAGCCTGCGCGAGCGCATTACCCGTTTGCTCGGGCCGATGCTCAATGGTGGCCGGGAGCCCGACCTGGAAGAAGTGGCGGCACGCTTGAAACTGCCGACCTGGACCTTGCGTCGCAAACTGGCCGAAGAAGGCACTCAGTTTCGCGCAATTCTCAACGATACCCGCCGCGACCTGGCCATGACCTACATTCGCGACACCGAACTGGCATTTGGTGAAATTGCCTATTTGCTGGGTTTTGCTTCAGCGGAAGCCTTTCAACGGGCCTTCAAGCGGTGGAACAGCCAGACCCCAGGGGAATTTCGCCGCAGTCAACGGCATTCCGCCTGA
- a CDS encoding SurA N-terminal domain-containing protein: MLQNIRDNSQGWIAKTIIGIIVALMAFTGIEAIFQASTNNKQDVAKVNGEEITQNELSQAVDMQRRQLMQQLGKDFDASLLDEKLLREAALKGLIDRKLLLQGAADSKFAFSEAALDQVILQTPEFQVDGQFNAERFDQVIRQLGYSRLQFRQMLTQEMLIGQVRAGIAGSGFVTDAQVLAFARLEKQTRDFATVNIKADPAAVKLTDDEVKAYYDQHAKEFMTPDQVVIDYLELKKASFFDQVTVKDDELQALYQKETANLAEQRRAAHILIEVNDKVNEAQAKAKIEEIQARLAKGESFEALAKEFSQDPGSANSGGDLGYAGPGVYDPAFETALYALNKDQVSAPVRTTFGWHLIKLLGVEAPQVPSFASLKDKLTHELKTQQVEQRFVEATKQLEDAAFEASDLAQPASDLKLTVHTSQPFGRNGGDGIAANRAVVTAAFSPEVLDEGANSTAIDLDPETIVVLRAKEHLKPAQLPLESVATAIRAQMTKERAIAAAKAHADELIASLRDGKTPLNQVIDGQSWKVTEAATRGQEGIDPAVLQALFRMPKPAAKDKPTFTSVTLADGSLMIVRLNDVNEAAAPTDEEKAQYRRFLASRVGQQDFAAYRKQLETQADIKKF, from the coding sequence ATGCTGCAGAATATCAGGGACAATTCACAAGGCTGGATTGCCAAGACCATTATCGGGATCATCGTCGCATTGATGGCGTTCACCGGTATCGAGGCTATTTTTCAGGCTTCGACCAACAACAAGCAGGACGTGGCCAAGGTCAACGGTGAAGAAATCACCCAAAACGAGCTGAGCCAGGCCGTCGACATGCAACGTCGTCAACTGATGCAACAGTTGGGCAAGGACTTCGATGCTTCCTTGCTGGATGAAAAACTGCTGCGCGAAGCCGCTCTCAAAGGTTTGATCGATCGCAAGCTGCTGCTGCAAGGCGCCGCCGATTCGAAATTCGCTTTCTCCGAGGCTGCACTGGACCAAGTGATCCTGCAGACACCGGAATTCCAGGTTGATGGCCAGTTCAACGCCGAGCGTTTTGACCAGGTGATCCGTCAACTGGGCTACAGCCGCCTGCAATTCCGTCAGATGCTGACTCAGGAAATGCTGATCGGCCAGGTTCGCGCAGGCATCGCCGGCAGTGGTTTTGTCACCGACGCCCAGGTCCTGGCATTTGCGCGTCTGGAAAAACAGACCCGCGATTTCGCCACCGTCAACATCAAGGCTGATCCTGCGGCGGTGAAACTCACCGACGACGAGGTCAAGGCTTACTACGACCAGCACGCCAAAGAGTTCATGACCCCCGACCAGGTGGTCATCGACTACCTGGAGCTGAAGAAGGCTTCCTTCTTCGACCAGGTCACGGTCAAGGACGATGAGCTGCAGGCGTTGTATCAGAAAGAAACCGCCAACCTCGCTGAACAGCGTCGTGCCGCGCACATTCTGATTGAAGTCAACGACAAGGTGAACGAGGCGCAAGCCAAGGCCAAGATCGAGGAAATCCAGGCACGCCTGGCCAAGGGCGAAAGCTTTGAAGCCTTGGCCAAGGAGTTCTCCCAGGATCCAGGTTCGGCGAACAGTGGCGGTGACCTCGGTTACGCGGGCCCTGGCGTCTATGACCCTGCCTTCGAAACAGCCCTGTATGCCTTGAACAAGGATCAGGTCTCGGCGCCGGTACGTACCACCTTCGGCTGGCACCTGATCAAGCTGTTGGGAGTTGAAGCACCGCAAGTGCCATCGTTTGCCAGCCTGAAAGACAAGCTGACCCACGAGCTGAAAACTCAGCAGGTTGAACAGCGTTTCGTTGAAGCGACCAAACAACTGGAAGATGCTGCATTCGAAGCTTCCGACCTGGCCCAGCCAGCGTCGGACCTGAAGCTGACCGTGCACACCTCCCAGCCATTTGGCCGTAACGGTGGTGATGGCATTGCAGCAAACCGTGCGGTAGTCACCGCAGCGTTCAGCCCGGAAGTTCTGGACGAGGGTGCCAACAGCACCGCCATCGACCTGGATCCGGAAACCATCGTGGTGCTGCGTGCCAAAGAGCACCTGAAGCCTGCTCAGCTGCCGCTGGAAAGCGTTGCGACTGCCATCCGTGCGCAAATGACCAAGGAGCGCGCTATCGCTGCGGCCAAGGCTCATGCGGATGAACTGATTGCCAGCTTGCGTGATGGCAAGACTCCGTTGAATCAAGTGATCGATGGTCAGAGCTGGAAAGTCACCGAAGCGGCCACCCGTGGCCAGGAAGGGATCGATCCAGCAGTGCTGCAAGCCCTGTTCCGCATGCCTAAGCCTGCGGCCAAGGACAAGCCCACCTTCACCAGCGTGACGCTGGCCGACGGTAGCCTGATGATCGTGCGCCTGAACGATGTCAACGAAGCCGCTGCTCCGACGGACGAAGAAAAGGCTCAATACCGCCGCTTCCTCGCTTCGCGTGTGGGTCAGCAGGACTTTGCTGCCTATCGTAAGCAGTTGGAAACCCAGGCTGACATCAAGAAGTTCTGA